Genomic DNA from Flavobacterium sp. N502540:
CTTTATTGACAAATTCATATTCAAAAGGATAATCCTGATTGATATTCTTTGTCCAGAATTTGTCCAGTTTTGCTAAGGTTTCTGATAAATTATTGGGAGAAACTTTTACATAAATTTCTTCAAAATTATTCCACTTTAAAGTTTTAAGGTTAATAAAAATCAGTGGAGGAACTTTATCCTTTAATCCTGTGATGTGGAAATCTTTTACTACACCAACGATTTTAAATTTCATATTTCCTTTTTCATTTTGCCACCCAGATGTTATAACCGTATTAAGTGGTTTTTTAAGGCCTAATGTTTTAACAAGAGTTTCGTTTACCAGCCAGTTGTCAATGGTGTCCGAAGCAAATTTTGGAGATAAATCACGTCCTTGAACAATTTTGATTTTCATCATATCCAGAAAACCAAAATCCATTTCGACATTTCCGGATTGTAGAGAAATACCGTTGTGCGTAAGTCCTGAACTGGAATAAGTGCTATTTCCAAAAGAACCGGCAAAGGTGGATACGTCTACAACACCGGACATTTTTAAAAGTTCTTGTTTTGTGGTTTGATATTTGGATAATTTCGTTTTGTATTCCTGATAATTAAAAGGAATTTTGATAACCTGATCTCCACTAAAACCGAGGTCTTTGTTCATCATATAACTCACCTGAGAATTCACTATTAAAGCACCTATGATGAAAAAAGTAGCGATACCAAACTGGAAGATAAGCATCGAATTTCGAATCCAGATGCCGCTTTTACTTCTCGAGAAGTTTCCTTTCAAAACTTTTAGCGTTTCAAAATTCGAGATATAAATGGCAGGAAAAATGCCTGCAAGAACGATTACTAATCCGAACATAAAAATAAGCTGCAGGTAAAATTCGCTGCCATTCATAGTCAAAGATTTTTTCAGGAAAGTATTATAGTAGGGTAGTGAAAGCTCTACAATTGCCAGAGCAAAAAGAATAGCCAGAACCACTATTATAGCTGTCTCGAAAATAAACTGAAGAATAATTTGCTTTTTAGTAGCTCCCACAATTTTGCGAACACCCACTTCTTTAGCACGTTTTATTGCCGATGCTGTTGCTAAATTAATGTAATTGACTAAAGAAAGAATCAGAATCAGAATAGACAGACCTACCATAATATAAAGCAATTGCAGATCTCCCTTTCCCTCAGGAAAACTGGCGCCTTGTGCAGATTTTATGCCGTGTAGACGAGCACCACTTAATTTGTCCAACATCACTATGATCTCGCCATTTTCTTTAATATACTGTTCCGGAGTCAGTCCGTTGGCTTTGGCATCTTTCAAAGTCCGGTTAACGTAATTTATGTTTTGCATTTTCTTTACAACAGCAGCGATATCGGCTCCTTTTTTTACTTTAATCATTAATGCATAATTAAAGTTACCCCAACTTTGTTCGTCGTTTTCACGGGCAATTCCACTGAAAACGTAGTTAGGTTCAAAAGCGGAAGGGGCTATGTTTTTATAAACAGATTTTACAGTGTAATCTTTATAATTATAAGTAATGGATTTGCCAATTGGATCCTGATTCTTAAAAAGCAGTTTTGCTGTTTCTTCTGATATTGCAACACTGTTTTTCTCTTTCAGGATATTGATTTTGGCTCCTTTTACGATCGGCAGCGGAAACATGTCAAAAAAACCATTGTCGGAAATCGCAATCTTTTTGTGAAAGAATTTTTGTCCTTGGTATTTGATCATATCATTATTATACCAGGAATTAAAAAAACAGATTGATTCGATTTCCGGAATGGTGGCTTTACAGGTTCTTCCAAAAGGAATATTGTTGTAGGACCAAATATCCCCATTCTCTCCAATTCTATTGAAAACCTGATAGACATTATCTTTTTTAGGATTCCATTGGTCGTAGGCATTTTCGTTATTCCAATATAGAATGGCGAAAATCATTCCCGCGATTCCAATACTTAATCCCAGGATATTTAAAAACGAAAACAGCTTGTTTTGTTTCAAATGATATATAAAAATCTTAAACCAGTTAAAAATCATGTTTTATTTTTTATAGTTGTTACAGTTGGTTTTGGAATAGTTTTACAGGTTTTATAATCTGCAAGGCATTATAGGCCGGATAGTATTTTACAAACAAACCCCATCAGGATTATGATTGCACTTACGATGAATTTGATCATTTTACTTTTATTTAGCGTCCATAAAAACATCAACATTTCGTTGATTGAATTTTTCAGAGAATACTACACCATCTTTCATATGGATCGTTCTTTGCGAAAACGAAGCGTCATAATCAGAGTGGGTAACCATCAAAATGGTAGCTCCTTTAGCATGTAAATCGGTTAAGAGTTCCATTACTTCATTACCATTTTTACTATCTAAATTTCCGGTTGGCTCATCAGCCAGAATAATTTTAGGATCGTTTACCAAAGCTCTTGCAACGGCAACTCTTTGCTGTTGTCCTCCCGAAAGTTGTTGTGGGAAATGTTTAAGGCGGTGAGAGATATTCAGTTTCTCAGCAATAGCTTCGATTTTTTGTTTTCTTTCAGATGCCTTTACATTGTTGTAGATCAAAGGCAATTCGATATTGTCATAAACCGAAAGTTCGTCGATCAGGTTAAAATTCTGAAAAATAAAACCAATGTTTTCTTTGCGTACATTTGCTCTTCCTTTCTCTTTTAAGCCAATCATTTCCTGATCTAATAATTTATAACTTCCCTTAGAGGCACTGTCCAGCAATCCTACTATATTTAATAAAGTCGACTTTCCGCAGCCCGAAGGTCCCATAATAGTTAAAAAATCTCCTTTTTTAATGGTTAAATTAATTCCGCTTAAAGCCGCTGTTTCTACTTCTTCTGTTCTAAAAACTTTGGTTAAATTTTCAATAGTTATCATATTTTTAAGGAGCAAGTTGTTGGTGAAGAAATGTTTTTTGATTGGTTGTTGATGATTGGGGTGTGTTTTGTGAAATGTGAAATGTAACTGAGACCTGAAAACTAAAAAAACTATTCGTATTTTAAATATTTCAAAACATCTATTTTAGTCACCTGATAGGCTTTGGTTAGAACAATCAGCAGGGTTAGAAACAATAAAGAGAGTAAAGCAACACAAAACGGGATAAATGAAATTTCGATGCGGAAAGCAAAATCTTCAAGCCATTTTTGTAATAAAAAGTACGCTGGAACAATTCCGATCACAAATCCCGTTAGGCAGAAGATCACATACTGTTTTGACAGTTCTTTCAGTAAGAGATTTGTTTCTGCTCCTAATGTTTTTCTAATTGCAATTTCTTTTAGTCTTCGCTCCATTGAAAAAGAAGCCAAAGCAAACAATCCGAAAATGGCGATAATGATTACCACAAGATTTAGAATGAAAAACAGATTTTTCTGTTTTACCTGTTCCTGATACGTTTTGGCAAAACCTTTATTGACAAATTCATATTCAAAAGGATAATCCTGATTGATGTTTTTTGTCCAGAATTTGTCTAGTTTTGATAATGTTTCGGTTAAGTTATTTGGGGAAACTTTTACATAAATATTGTCAAAATTATTCCACTTTAGAGTTTTAAGATTGATAAAAACCATTGGGGGTACTTTGTCCTGTAAACCTGTGATATGAAAATCTTTTACAACACCAACAATTTTAAATTTTATATTGCCCTTTTCATTTCCCCAACCTGATGTTACTACTGTATTGATAGGTTTTTTAAGGCCTAATGTTTTAACGAGAGTTTCGTTGACCAGCCAGTTGTCTATGGTATCTGAAGCAAATTTCGGAGATAAGTCTCTTCCCTGAACAATTTTGATTTTCATCATATCCAGAAAACCAAAATCCATTTCGACATTTCGGGGCTGTACAAAAATACTGTTGTGGGTAAATCCTGAACTGGAATTAGTACTATTTCCAAAAGAACCCGCAAAGGTGGATACATCTACAATACCTGACATTTTTAAAAGTTCCTGTCTGGTGGTTTGATACTTGAGTAATTTTTTGTCACGTTCCTGATAATTAAAAGGAATTTTAATAACCTGATCTCCGCTAAAACCAAGGTCTTTATTCATCATATAACTCACCTGAGAATTTACAATTAAAGCACCTATGATGAAAAAAGCAGCAATACCAAATTGAAAAATAAGCATTGAATTTCGAATCCAGGTGCCGCTTTTACTTCTCGAGAAGTTTCCTTTCAAAACTTTTAGCGTTTCAAAATTCGAGATATAAATGGCAGGAAAAATGCCTGCAAGAACGATTACTAATCCGAACATAAAAATAAGCTGCAGGTAAAATTCGCTGCCATTCATAGTCAAAGATTTTTTCAGGAAAGTATTATAGTAGGGTAGTGAAAGCTCTACAATTGCAAGGGCAAAAAGAATTGCCAAAACTACTATTATAGCTGTCTCGAAAATAAACTGAAGAATAATTTGCTTTTTAGTAGCTCCTACAATTTTACGAACGCCAACTTCTTTAGCACGTTTTATTGCCGAAGCCGTTGCTAAATTGATGTAGTTTACCAGTGAAAGAATCAGAATCAAAATAGAAAGACCAACCATGATATAAAGCAATTGCAAATTACCTTTTCCCTCCGGAAGATTTGATCCTTGTGACGATTTTGTACCGTGCAGACGGGTATCGCTTAATTTATCTAATATTACAGTTGTCTGTCCATTTTCTTTTAAATACTGTTCCGGAGTTTGTCCGCTCTCTTTTGCATCTTTCAAAGTTCGGTTAACGTAATCTACATTTTGCATTTTCTTTAAAACAGTTGCAATATCAGTTCCTTTTTTAACTTTAATCATTAAACCGTAATTAAAGTTACCCCAACTTTGCTCGTCGCCTCCACGGGTAACTCCGCTAAAAACATAATTAGGTTCAAAAGCGGAAGGGCTTATGATTTTGTAGACCGATTTTACGGTATAATTTATATCATAATAAGTGATGGATTTACCAATAGGATCTGCATTCTTAAAAAGTAACTTTGCAGTTTCCTCTGATATCGCCACACTATTTTTTTCTTTCAGGATATTGGTTTTAGCTCCCTTTATGATAGGCAGCGGAAACATGTCAAAAAAACCATTATCCGAAACAGTAATCTTTTTATGGAAGAATTTTTGTCCCTGATATTTGATCATATCATTGCCATACCAGGAATTGAAAAAACAGATTGATTCGATTTCCGGAATGGTAGCGCTGCAGGTTCTTCCGAAAGGGATACTGCTCGAGGCCCAAATGTCTCCCGTTGCTCCAATTTTATTAAAAACCTGATAAACGTTCTCTTTTTCGGGATTCCATTGATCGTAGGCATTTTCGTTATTCCAATATAGAATGGCGAAAATCACTCCCGCGATCCCAATGCTTAATCCCAGGATATTTAAAAACGAAAACAATTTGTTTTGTTTCAAATGATAGATAAATATTTTAAACCAGTTAGAAATCATTGTTTATCTTTTTAGAATTAGCTCAGTTAAGGCCGAAGCCGAAACCGTATTTTTAATTTCTATAATCATTACTTTGCAGATAAATCCGATTAGGATTAGGATTACGGTTACAACAAATTTGATCATTTTGATATTTATTTAGCGTCCATAAAAACATCAACATTTCGTTGATTGAATTTTTCAGAGAATACCACACCATCCTTCATATGGATCGTTCTTTGCGAGAACGAAGCATCATAATCAGAGTGGGTAACCATTAAAATGGTAGCTCCTTTAGCATGTAAATCGGTTAAGAGTTCCATTACCTCATTACCGTTTTTACTATCTAAATTTCCGGTCGGTTCATCGGCCAGAATAATTTTAGGATCGTTTACCAAAGCTCTTGCAACGGCAACCCTTTGCTGTTGTCCCCCCGAAAGTTGTTGTGGGAAATGTTTAAGGCGGTGAGAGATATTCAGTTTCTCAGCAATAGCTTCGATTTTTTGTTTTCTCTCAGATGCTTTTACATTGTTGTAGATCAAAGGCAATTCAATATTGTCGTAAACCGAAAGTTCGTCGATCAGGTTAAAGTTCTGGAAAATAAAGCCAATGTTTTCTTTGCGTACATTTGCTCTCCCTTTCTCTTTTAAACCAATCATTTCCTGATCCAATAACTTGTAACTTCCGCCTGAAGCGCTGTCCAGAAGACCTATGATATTAAGTAAAGTCGATTTTCCACAGCCTGAAGGTCCCATAATGGTTAAAAAATCCCCTTTTTTAATCGCTAAAGAAATCCCGCTTAAAGCTGCTGTTTCTACTTCTTCCGTTCTGAAAACTTTGGTTAGGTTTTGAATTGTTATCATAAGTTTTGAAATTTTAGTGGTTGTTAATTCTATTTTTTGATTGATGATTGATGATTGAAACTTTGTGAATTGTGAATTGTAAAATTTAAACTGAAAACTGAAAACTGCGACTGTGTACTGTGACTGAAAACTGCGACCAGAAACTGCTACTGAGAACTAATCGATAATTCTTCAATGTCTTTATAATCGGTGTAGGATGAAGTAATGACCGATTCTCCTTCTTTTAAACCTTCGAGAACTTCATAGTACGATGGGTTTTCTCTGCCTAGTTTTATATTTCTTCTTTCTGCTTTATTTCCCTTTACTACGAAAATCCATTTTCCTGCTGCCTCCTGATTGAAACTTCCTTTTGAAACCACAAGTGTCTTGTTCTTTTCGGAGAGAATCAGTTTTACACCAAAACCAAGACCGTCTTGTAAAGTGATATTTTCTTTGGATATAAAAGCCAGCTCCACTCTAAAGTGTCCGTTTTTTACCTCCGGAATTACTTTTGTAACCAAAACTTCCAGATTTTTTCCTTGAAATTCTACCTGGCCCTTCAAACCTTCGCGTATTTTTTCCAAATAAAATTCATCTACATCGGCTGCTAATTTGTAGCCTTGCTTAGAATCTATTTTTCCGATACTTTCACCTGCCTGAAACGTTTTTCCCAACACAGGTTGAAAAGAAGTTAATCTCCCCGATTCCGGTGCTGTAATTAAGAAGTTCTTTTTATTGTTTCTTAAAATATCCAGACTTTTCTCCATAGTCTGAATCGAACGGTTGATTTGAGAAATTTGAACCTGATTGGTTTGTTTTTCTTTTTGAATACTTTGTTGGATCGTTCTTTTACGCTCGTCCTGAAAACGCAGACTTTCTTTAAAATTATTCCAGTCATTTCTCGAAATCACATCTTTTTCAAACAATTTCGCGTTCACGTCATACAACCTTTTGGCGTCATTATAATCGTGTTCGATTAAAACCAGATCTTTGGTTAAGTTCAGCTCCTGATTTCTGATGTTCAGTTTTCCGGTGTTCAAATTATTGATTTGCTCGATAATAGCGGTTTCCTGAGTCAGATAATTCAGTTCTGTGTTCGGATTGAACAAACGCGCTAAGGGCTGACCTTTGGTAACCATTGCGCCATTTTCAACAAAAATCTCTTTTACAGATCCGCCTTCGGTAACATTCACAAGCATTACGTTAAGAGGTTCCACTTTGGCCTGAAAAACAACAAAATCTTCAAAGAAAGCTTTTTCTACTTTCTGAACACTTAGTTCATCTGCTTTTACATTAAAACTTCTTTTGGTGTTAAACGAGAAAAATACAATTGTTGCCAAAACTAAAAAAACTCCAATTGCTATTGTGAGATATCTAAATTTTCTATTTTTACGAGGAATTATCTTGTCCATTTCTTTAATAATTTACTGATTACCAATAGGTAAATACTGTGCCATAAAAAGCATAATCTGTAAAGTATTGATTTTAAAGAAGCTTTAAAAACCACTTAAAAAAGAAGTGTTCGGAAATGAACAGTTGACCGTTCAAAATCGGACAAAAAAAGACAGCATGCGAAAGAAACAAGCTCATATTTTAATCGTCGACGATCAGGAAGAAATTCTTTTTTCGGCAAAAATGATTCTCAAAAAACATTTTGAAACCATTTTTACGACCAACAGCCCTAAAAAAATCATCTCTATTTTAAACGAAAATGAAATAAATGTGGTTTTGTTGGACATGAACTATCGAATTGGTTTTGAAGATGGGCGTGAAGGAATTCATTGGTTGAAGGAAATTAAAACACTTTCGCCACAAACAATTGTGATTTTAATGACTGCTTTTGGTAAGATTGACACTGCGGTTGAAGGAATCAAAATCGGAGCATTTGATTATATTTTGAAACCCTGGAACAACGAAAAACTACTGGAAATTATTGATAAAGCTGTATTAGAGAGCCGAAAGAATGGTAAGAAAGAAATAGTAGAAAAACCAGTCAAAAGTTATTTTACAGGAACTTCTCCTAAAATTAAGCAGGCTTACGGTATTGCCGAAAGAGTTGCCAAAACAGCTGCTAACGTTTTGATTTTAGGTGAAAATGGAACCGGAAAATATGTTTTTGCCGAGTTCATCCATCTGAATTCAGAGCGAAAAGAGCAGCCTTTTGTACATGTCGATCTGGGGTCGCTGAGTGATAATTTGTTTGAAAGTGAACTTTTTGGATATGCCAAGGGGGCTTTTACAGATGCTAAAACAGATACTGCGGGAAGATTTGAAGCGGCTTCGGGTGGTACGATCTTTCTGGATGAAATAGGGAATATTCCGTTACATCTGCAATCCAAACTGTTACATGTTTTACAAACCAAAACCGTAACCCGCTTGGGCGAAAGCAAAGCAAGACCGCTGAATGTAAGGATCATTGCGGCTACCAATGCCGATATAAAAGCAGAAGTAAAAAATAAAACTTTTAGGGAAGATTTACTGTACCGAATCAACACTATGGAGATTCATTTGCCTTCTTTGCGTGAGCGAAAAGACGATATTATCCCGATGGCTAATTTTATTTTGGATAAAATTGCTGAAAAATACAATCAGGAAAATTGGTGTTTTGACGACAATGTCGGACCCTATTTAGAAAAATATCCATGGAAAGGAAATATTCGGGAATTGGAAAATAAGATTGAGCGGGCTCTAATTTTAGCCGATGATCGTACTATTTCTTTAACCAATCTGGATATTTTGGATTTCGAAGAATTTCACGAAAACGACGAAAATCCACTGTCTGAAATGGAAAAAAGTGCCATCGAGAAAACATTGTTTAAGAATAATGGAAATATCAGCAAAACAGCCGAAGAACTTGGGCTTTCAAGGGCAGCTTTGTACAGAAGAATTGAAAAATACGATTTGAGAAACATCTAAACCTAAAAATAGTTTCGAACGGCTTTGAAAGATTATAATTAGATACTAAACTTTTGAATCTTTCGGAATAAAAAATAAAACAATGAAGAACTGGAAATTTTATAACGCTTTGTTTGCAAGGATTCTGCTCCTGATGATTCCCTTTTTCTTTTGTGTCTTTTTGATTTACAAAGAACTGTATTACAATGCGATTCTGGTTGGTTTTGTCGTTTTTCTATTGTTGTCTGAAATGTATTTTTTTGTTAAAGGGCAAGCCTTGTTTTACGATAAAATGCTTTTATCGATTCTGCAGGATGATTTTTCGAATAATTTTCCGGAAGAAAGCAAAAAGGAGAATTTCAGGAACTTGT
This window encodes:
- a CDS encoding ABC transporter permease, with protein sequence MIFNWFKIFIYHLKQNKLFSFLNILGLSIGIAGMIFAILYWNNENAYDQWNPKKDNVYQVFNRIGENGDIWSYNNIPFGRTCKATIPEIESICFFNSWYNNDMIKYQGQKFFHKKIAISDNGFFDMFPLPIVKGAKINILKEKNSVAISEETAKLLFKNQDPIGKSITYNYKDYTVKSVYKNIAPSAFEPNYVFSGIARENDEQSWGNFNYALMIKVKKGADIAAVVKKMQNINYVNRTLKDAKANGLTPEQYIKENGEIIVMLDKLSGARLHGIKSAQGASFPEGKGDLQLLYIMVGLSILILILSLVNYINLATASAIKRAKEVGVRKIVGATKKQIILQFIFETAIIVVLAILFALAIVELSLPYYNTFLKKSLTMNGSEFYLQLIFMFGLVIVLAGIFPAIYISNFETLKVLKGNFSRSKSGIWIRNSMLIFQFGIATFFIIGALIVNSQVSYMMNKDLGFSGDQVIKIPFNYQEYKTKLSKYQTTKQELLKMSGVVDVSTFAGSFGNSTYSSSGLTHNGISLQSGNVEMDFGFLDMMKIKIVQGRDLSPKFASDTIDNWLVNETLVKTLGLKKPLNTVITSGWQNEKGNMKFKIVGVVKDFHITGLKDKVPPLIFINLKTLKWNNFEEIYVKVSPNNLSETLAKLDKFWTKNINQDYPFEYEFVNKGFAKTYEEQVKQKKLFFILNLVVIIIAIFGLFALASFSMERRLKEIAIRKTLGAETDALLKELSKQYVGFCLLGFVIGIIPAYILLQKWLENFAFRIGVSVIPFSIALASLLGLTLIIVLAKAYQVTKIDILKYLKYE
- a CDS encoding ABC transporter ATP-binding protein translates to MITIENLTKVFRTEEVETAALSGINLTIKKGDFLTIMGPSGCGKSTLLNIVGLLDSASKGSYKLLDQEMIGLKEKGRANVRKENIGFIFQNFNLIDELSVYDNIELPLIYNNVKASERKQKIEAIAEKLNISHRLKHFPQQLSGGQQQRVAVARALVNDPKIILADEPTGNLDSKNGNEVMELLTDLHAKGATILMVTHSDYDASFSQRTIHMKDGVVFSEKFNQRNVDVFMDAK
- a CDS encoding efflux RND transporter periplasmic adaptor subunit, which gives rise to MDKIIPRKNRKFRYLTIAIGVFLVLATIVFFSFNTKRSFNVKADELSVQKVEKAFFEDFVVFQAKVEPLNVMLVNVTEGGSVKEIFVENGAMVTKGQPLARLFNPNTELNYLTQETAIIEQINNLNTGKLNIRNQELNLTKDLVLIEHDYNDAKRLYDVNAKLFEKDVISRNDWNNFKESLRFQDERKRTIQQSIQKEKQTNQVQISQINRSIQTMEKSLDILRNNKKNFLITAPESGRLTSFQPVLGKTFQAGESIGKIDSKQGYKLAADVDEFYLEKIREGLKGQVEFQGKNLEVLVTKVIPEVKNGHFRVELAFISKENITLQDGLGFGVKLILSEKNKTLVVSKGSFNQEAAGKWIFVVKGNKAERRNIKLGRENPSYYEVLEGLKEGESVITSSYTDYKDIEELSISSQ
- a CDS encoding sigma-54-dependent transcriptional regulator, which translates into the protein MRKKQAHILIVDDQEEILFSAKMILKKHFETIFTTNSPKKIISILNENEINVVLLDMNYRIGFEDGREGIHWLKEIKTLSPQTIVILMTAFGKIDTAVEGIKIGAFDYILKPWNNEKLLEIIDKAVLESRKNGKKEIVEKPVKSYFTGTSPKIKQAYGIAERVAKTAANVLILGENGTGKYVFAEFIHLNSERKEQPFVHVDLGSLSDNLFESELFGYAKGAFTDAKTDTAGRFEAASGGTIFLDEIGNIPLHLQSKLLHVLQTKTVTRLGESKARPLNVRIIAATNADIKAEVKNKTFREDLLYRINTMEIHLPSLRERKDDIIPMANFILDKIAEKYNQENWCFDDNVGPYLEKYPWKGNIRELENKIERALILADDRTISLTNLDILDFEEFHENDENPLSEMEKSAIEKTLFKNNGNISKTAEELGLSRAALYRRIEKYDLRNI
- a CDS encoding ABC transporter permease is translated as MISNWFKIFIYHLKQNKLFSFLNILGLSIGIAGVIFAILYWNNENAYDQWNPEKENVYQVFNKIGATGDIWASSSIPFGRTCSATIPEIESICFFNSWYGNDMIKYQGQKFFHKKITVSDNGFFDMFPLPIIKGAKTNILKEKNSVAISEETAKLLFKNADPIGKSITYYDINYTVKSVYKIISPSAFEPNYVFSGVTRGGDEQSWGNFNYGLMIKVKKGTDIATVLKKMQNVDYVNRTLKDAKESGQTPEQYLKENGQTTVILDKLSDTRLHGTKSSQGSNLPEGKGNLQLLYIMVGLSILILILSLVNYINLATASAIKRAKEVGVRKIVGATKKQIILQFIFETAIIVVLAILFALAIVELSLPYYNTFLKKSLTMNGSEFYLQLIFMFGLVIVLAGIFPAIYISNFETLKVLKGNFSRSKSGTWIRNSMLIFQFGIAAFFIIGALIVNSQVSYMMNKDLGFSGDQVIKIPFNYQERDKKLLKYQTTRQELLKMSGIVDVSTFAGSFGNSTNSSSGFTHNSIFVQPRNVEMDFGFLDMMKIKIVQGRDLSPKFASDTIDNWLVNETLVKTLGLKKPINTVVTSGWGNEKGNIKFKIVGVVKDFHITGLQDKVPPMVFINLKTLKWNNFDNIYVKVSPNNLTETLSKLDKFWTKNINQDYPFEYEFVNKGFAKTYQEQVKQKNLFFILNLVVIIIAIFGLFALASFSMERRLKEIAIRKTLGAETNLLLKELSKQYVIFCLTGFVIGIVPAYFLLQKWLEDFAFRIEISFIPFCVALLSLLFLTLLIVLTKAYQVTKIDVLKYLKYE
- a CDS encoding ABC transporter ATP-binding protein, yielding MITIQNLTKVFRTEEVETAALSGISLAIKKGDFLTIMGPSGCGKSTLLNIIGLLDSASGGSYKLLDQEMIGLKEKGRANVRKENIGFIFQNFNLIDELSVYDNIELPLIYNNVKASERKQKIEAIAEKLNISHRLKHFPQQLSGGQQQRVAVARALVNDPKIILADEPTGNLDSKNGNEVMELLTDLHAKGATILMVTHSDYDASFSQRTIHMKDGVVFSEKFNQRNVDVFMDAK